Below is a genomic region from Carassius auratus strain Wakin chromosome 2, ASM336829v1, whole genome shotgun sequence.
CAGGGAACAAGAATAAttaggaaaaacaaaaaaaggtgaTGTACATTAAATGTAACATGAAACATGCACCAAAGATAGGTTTCTGCTCCAAAGAGCTAGGACCTAAACCAAGAAGATATTGAGGTTTCTGTAAATGTATAACTGAAAATTAGTTTGAAGTCAAGACAAAGTAAGCCACTGTAATTAAACCAATGCTGTGTCCAAAATCGCGTACTGTCTAATAGGTACTACATTTGTTGGGAAACTTGCTTCATAactgttaaaaatgtcaaatgttctACTGTAGTACTGTATGAATTGAGAACATCTGCCTTGTTGTCACTGTCACATGACCAGCATCAGTTGCGTTGCTTCACTGCCATTGACAAATTATCTCCTTTGGCATCATGGGTATAGTAAAGTGTCCACTGAATGCGCACTtaggaaataaaatgtattcttgaaaagtgttaaagttggcatgaaaagaaaaagcaccctgtacattttttaaaatgcatgttatagATCTTGTTGTGAAGAATTCATCCGTGCAATTCTATTAATCACCTTGACACTGAACCTCTTTTCTCTTGCAGATGGCCTCAGCAAATGATGCTCGATATGGACAGAAAGAGTCTGCGGATCAGAACTTTGACTACATGTTTAAGATCCTGATCATTGGCAACAGCAGTGTTGGCAAAACCAGTTTCCTGTTCCGCTACGCTGATGACTCCTTCACACCCGCCTTCGTCAGCACTGTGGGCATAGACTTCAAAGTCAAGACCATCTACAGGAACGACAAAAGGATAAAGCTTCAAATATGGGTGAGAAGAAGTTTTATCAAATTATCTTTTTCAGGTTTAATTTCTGCTAAAATTTGTGTTTGAGTAGTGATTCTTATTGATCATGATTAAGGAGTTTTTTTACTGATAGAACCATCAAGACATTTTCACTCCAACTGCTGTATATTTCAGGACACTGCTGGGCAGGAGAGGTACAGGACCATCACCACAGCATACTATCGTGGAGCAATGGGCTTCATTGTGATGTATGACATCACCAACCAGGATTCCTTTAATGCCGTTCAGGACTGGTATGATGGTGCTAGTTTTTGTCTGTGCCTCATAAAATTGATATGCAAAgatgtgacccagtttctgtcaaAACAGAGGTTGTACTGAGAGAGTGCACTATATATTTGCAACACCCAGGTGCAATGAGATATGATTCCAGTGATAAGTAATCTACCCACATTGGACACGAATTTGCTACACAACATGAAAGTTTCATCGGTCAaaagttaacatgaaatgtaTCTTCACATTATTTTCTGAATGCATGTTACTGCTCTCACTGTGAAAAATTTTTGCTtcgtatataatttttttttgtttgacctCCTAATTTTTATCATCAAAATTTCACAAATCAATCTTGGAATGAAAACGTAAAAATCTTATTGAGCTGATTCCTAACTGACAATGTAATGATGACATACTGTACATGTCAGATATCATCACAACCTGCTATTTTTAACATCCATAAAGTTATaggaataaaaatatgtaaatcatACATGGAAATAAATCTTTACCACTTAATACACAAGGATACAGTGTCAGAGGCATTTAGCCTATTAAACTAACTTCTCATAATCTTGTATTCAAATCtcattatctaatattattattattattattatttaatttatttttaattacatttacatttatgcatttagctttatccaaagcgacttaacagTGCATTTAGgttatatgttttttatgtttatttaagaaTTTGTTTTATCAGtaattattaccgtatttttcggactataagtcgcacctgagtataagtcgcatcagtccaaaaatacgtcatgatgaggaaaaaacatatataaatcgcactggactataagtcgcatttatttagaatcaagagaaaacattatcgtctacagccgcgagaggctggagataataatgttttctattggttcatttctcttggtttatttctctcggttcatgtcaaatgaattgataagtcgcacctgactataagtcacagtaccagccaaactatgaaaaaaagtgtgacttatagtccggaaaatacagtacatgTCTTTGATTATTAAATCGCTTTTTCTTAATGACCCCTTTACTGTTCTTAGGTCCACACAGATTAAGACATATTCATGGGACAATGCTCAAGTGCTGCTGGTGGGAAATAAGTGTGACATGGAAGACGAGAGAGTGGTTGCTTCAGAGAGAGGAAGACAGCTGTCTGAACAGCTCGGTGGGTTTTCCTCAACCGAATGCTTTCCACTAGAATTTTCTTCATATGCAGGATGCTTTCTTGCAGCCCTTagttaaatttgaatatataatagCGCCTTTTACTTTTGACTGTCACACAGGCTTTGAGTATTTTGAGGCCAGTGCCAAGGACAACATTAACGTGAAGCAGTCATTTGAGCGGCTGGTGGACATAATCTGTGAGAGGATGGCTGAGAACCTGGAGTCGGCGGATCCGTCCATCACTGGACACAAGCAGGGCCATCAGCTCAACGAGCAGCCGCAGCGCTCCCACAAAGACTGCGCTTGCTAAGGGTCGCTCTCTGCCTCTCCACCGTTCCCCGCAGATTGAACAATGTATGTATGAGAGAAGGCTTTGGTAAGAGAGGAGCTGAGTCCTCTCTCTGTCACATTTGTGAGGTTGACATCAGCGCATTTTTATTTCTCTTATATTGGTATTGGCAACCAGTGTTCCTCTCATCTCTTAAGAATTTGACAGCATAGTACTTTTTGACTTTGGGGTCAAATTAACTCCAACGTGAAATTAGGTGAATCACATTTTGTTTTGGTAAAATATCTactaaaacattcttcaaaatgttgcTAAACGTTCATGAGCATTTCAAATTCACACAAATATCCTCAATGCATTGCCATGagatattttattatgattttttttaaacaaaccgaTACACAGTTGGGACCAGATTGTTGTGTGGAAACCATCAGCGTAGCGGCTCATCCCAAGATCGAACGTTTGAATGAATCCTAAGATTGAATTGTTCAGGAGTTCTGCTTcgctcttttatttttattttttaattaaagagtgAAAAGGAAATGCACACTAATTAATTTGCTCCCTGTTATTTtttcaataacagcaggtgtatTTTGTAAAACAGATTATATTATATAAGCCAAAACGGTATATGTGATAATAGATGTAATTaggaaaaaataattctgatgtgCTTAATTGCTCAGTTGTGTTTGTAATACAAAGGAATTTCTGAATTTGAGTGTATTTTTCAGTTACATGTTCTGCTTTTACTCCGGTTCCTACATCCTAGGGGACTAGTGGAAGCTTGTGAGTGTCTGTGTGCATGTTAGTAATTTagtgctttatttatttcttgtttatttacatgcatttgtaTTGGTGTATGTTTTCTGCATTAGATTACGAGGGCTAAAATGTCTCACTTTTATAAATCACAGAGTTTTAAACACACAGGGGGTGAATGTTTGAAAACCTCATGTCTGTAGAAGTACTAGGTGTTGTGTTGATTTTACTCTATGCAATTCAGAAGCTTTGTTATACCAAATAGTCACTGGATATGCAGGGAAATGGTTTTGTAAGGTGTGGAATTGATGATTTATACCCTCCCTTTATATCCTGTTTACAGTCCACCCtaaacaaatagcaaaacactGGGATCTACTTTTTTATACAGAGAAATGCATCTCCGTATGCTTTATATGCAGAGGGCTCACTGTTAAAGTAGAAGCCATAAAACAGTTTTTGGTTTTGATACTCTTTTTGTAGTTTGGCAGtttaagttttgtttgttttgtaaattgTACAATAGTTCTTCAGTTCTCATACGGTAGGTTTCACGTGGTGTTCATCTTGTAATGCTGTATTTCTCCTTGGGACATAATGGTAAGAATAAACCACTGTATTGGCAAGCTGGACACTCATTGTGATGAggtttttctgttattttttacatttatttcttgagAATCAAGTCACCACATTTATTGAGTTAAATAAAAAGCTCTGTTTGAAATTGTGGCTTATTGCTgtcagtgacctctgaccttttcAGCTCCACTGGCCTTTAGAGAGCTGCAAGACTGGATTTAATGCTTGGTTTACTAGTTTATATTGAAGGTTTATTATATCGTAAGAAACAATCAAGAGTTTGATACATACTCTGCATCCGTCTGAATGACAAGTAAACAGATGCTAAATAAAGAGACTCTGGGGAATGAAATCATCCACATGTTAAACGTTAAATGACCATTTTTCCCATAATCAAAAATTTTTCTGAAGGAAATCAAGAGCCATTTAGACCTGCACAGATTTATGGATGGACGTTGCCATGAACTTACAAGAAAGCCATGAAAAATGCTCTGTTTATTACGTGATGGACAAATGATGGCGTCTTCCATGTCCATGCACCCGTGAAACTATATTTGCATGCACtgcaataaatcatattttcatgtgAGCTCCCTCAGAAAGCATGCAAAGgtaaattagaatttaaatataCAGCTCAATTAGACATAAATACACAGACCTGCATTCTACCCTTTCAAAATTTTATAGAAGTGCTTTTACATATCCTATACGTTTACACTCTCTTCTTCATCGATACAGGTCCACCTGCCAGAACTACAATTATGACACCAGCTATAAAGATCCAAGcctttttcaaataatattttaagtgtgaaatctagcattttattttcatgactagatAAGAATGGTGCTCCACAAACTCTGATAACATAATTATAAtagttgtattatttaattatttactaataatgacatttttactGAGTTATTAATTATGCGgcaattaatgtaaatatataaataataatatattaatgatattagtttattagttttatggtatttattaatatgATGTTGTTTAGTTTCATTTAGAACATTTTTTTAAGGCATAACAATTACCGGTAAGTTCATTGGAATCGACTTAGCAAAGGGGaaattgtacatttgtaaatgttaatgtgTCCACTTCAGCAGAGGATAATTCTGGGGAAAAACAGTGTGTTCTCTTCCCCTAGACGGGATAAATCCTCCACGCAGTGATCTGATGTCCCTGAACACTAATTGCTTTCATTAGAACAGGCTGACAGGATCTAATCACAGCTAATCCATCTGTGGGTTTAAGTTTAGcctctaaaaaataattaaatagactTTACATTTAACTGAATctgaatttaaagggatagctcacccaaaaacgaaaattccatcatttactctcctcaaattgttccaaacttctatgactgactttcttctgttcaacacagaagatattttgaagaatgtgggtgaCCACACAGTTGCtagtccccactgacttccaaagTAGAGAAAATTCTATGGAAGTTAATGgataccagcaactgtttggttaccagcatacTTCAAAATATTCCACCAGTATGACTTTCTCATACTTCATTGACTGGTGTTTTCCGTTGATTGAGTGTTTCTTGATATAGCCCCTAGAATCACAGTACATTATCAGTGCAGAGTGACTTAATATGTTAGACTACTTTTAAAAAGTGTGACTTGAGATGTGAACCTGTGGACATACATACAGCCACATGGTGGCAGAGGAGAGACTCACTTCTTTCTGTGACGTGAAGGAACActacaaacattcattcaaacatgCCTGGAATAGAACACTTACAGTGAATAtcgagctgggtagattacttgtGAATTGTAATGTCACTACAGGCATTTTATCCTAATATTATCAAACATGTTttcaaatgttgaaataaaagttttttaagcTTTCTTGAAAaggcactttttattatttaacttactgtttttttattttattttgaaaagcagcCCACGTAACATAATGCACAATATCACACTGTAACAATGTACATTATAACACTGAACTATAACAGTAGTCTGCAGTCAAAGGTACTTCTGTGTGGTGACAAACCTGACAGCTGTGATAAAGATCAAAAGACGTAAGTAACCTGTGCAGAAGTAACTGAAACACTCTTTGAAGCCTCAGGGTCTCTCCTTCAAACATGGTTTATTCATCTATTAGTGAGTCTGATTTGGTTACAGTAACGGTATCATGAAGGGCTTCTGTTCTTTCCTGGCTGTGACTGATGAGTCTACGTGATCAAGAGGACTAGCAGGCACAGACGTCTCTCCTGGGTGTGTAAATCATAACCTCAGACGAACATCATGTTGGTACATTTTGACGTGCCtgaagttttagatattttaaaccTGGCTTGAAATaactgactaaataaataaacaactctTCCATCTTGAACCCTTGGTCACATAGTAAATGATGACTTGAAGTGGTTCTGGGGCAACAATAAATAAACAGGACAACAAACATTCTGCACGTCTTCTCGAGTTCAACAGCTCTTTCTGTGCTCACTCCCAAAAGCAACCCTGCACGACCGAATCCTGGGCTTTGGGGTTTTTTCTCAGAATGAACTTTATGATAATTCACAATCACTGGGCCTCATGGGatgaagaatataaaaaatgtgcTTATTCTAAAATTAATTTTCCGGGTGATTCCCTTCTTTGAGTTTTCACAGATAAGtagcagtaaataaataaagtttatctCCTGTGATAAAGAATTGATCATACACATCCTATAGAGTTGTTAGACTTTACAATATAAACGtgaactgtaaattatacatcaaatatttgtatatatatatatatatatatatatatatatatatatatatatatatatatatataaattgcatctattctttatttcttctgtggactTGTAGGAGAAACACCGAAGGTGAAGCTGATATTAATTGAAACATTCACAAACTGTAAAAGAGCAATATTTCAGCAATACATTTTTAGGCACTTAAAAGCATTGTTGgtgaaaatgcatgtttttgcaagTATCATCATGACTATACTTACCATGTATTTAGCATTTTATGTGTGTTATATTCTCTCGTGCACTCAGTGAGCGATTGGAGGAGATATTCTGGGCTGTGAGGTTCTGCTCTTCATCAGAATTCCTCAGAAGGTGTTGAGTGAAGAGCGACCAGCCATATCAAACTCATGTACTTATTAATACAGAGGCTGCAGACTGCATGATGGGAATACATGCGAGCAATAGCCAAAACAATGAGCAGGCCTAGATAATGCATTGGAGGCAAGTCATGCTTTAAAAAATGATTCCCCTTGAAACGAGGCGAATGCTTCAGTGGTGTCATCCAGGATGTTTTTCTCATCTATGTGACTCACATCAGCAGTGGGAACGGAGGGCAAAGGTTAGGACTCACAGACTGACTCATGTTGTAAATGTCCAAAGCATGCAATATTGACCACATTCACATCCTGGCAATGAGTTAAACCGAGCAGTTTCTATATTTTACATAGGCAGAAAAATAAATGATGCCTTTCTAATTCAGGTAAACGCCAGCTATTTGTTTGCCTCTAGAAATTTGTTCGACTTGTAATGACTATTTCTTATTACACTGCCTTACAGGAGTTTAGCTGAATAGGGGGAAAAAATCAACACATATTTACCatgtaaaatattgtatatatttgtttgttagcACCGTCACTAGGACAAATGTGTTTTTGGGAGACAACAGGAAAATCTCAACTATCTTtgcaaacaaactttaaaagtccCTGAGGGTTTTTGGGTGTTTGGTTTTTGCTTGGCTTGGAGACGGCCATGTTGATTTAGGTGTGGACAAATTATAGCTCTCTCTGGGATACAACTGCATGGGAATCAGAGCTGTGACAACTCAAAACCTCTCTGTCTTCATGCATTCAGTCTTACATAAAGCTTACTTTAAATACTTGATGTAAAATTACCAAATGAAGAGACTGTTTGGCATTAATACACGTCAGACTTAAAAAACAGTCAGcatagcagaaaaaaaacactgcaacaaatttatatattttttatatttatataattttttaaatataactgaagGCAAGTTGTGTGCGTCTCAGTCATAGTTTGAGTTTGATTAAGACATGACTTTTCTACATTGTAATGTCTTCTCagaggaaacataaaaaaatatatagaggtTATATAGAGGTATGATTCAGTATTTATTGCCCATTGGCGATTTATTTGCGTAAGGAGTTGTAATAAAGCGGGATAAATGTACATTCAGTCCAATATTTGATATTAATagaatttttattacaaatatgcaTGTGCTCTTTAACATTTATCCAAACATACAGGTGGAACAAATATCCTTAATAAGGGCAAGGGAACTACAAACATCAGCATTGCACCCTGAAGGCAACATTAACTTTTGAGCACATGAGTGTATTGAATTATCCTCCTATTGATGCAGCAACACAAAATCCACTTACTATGAGACTTATGCTCCACACTCTCTGTCTCTGGCCAGTCTGTTTGTGAAAAACTGACCATATTATCCTGTCTTTTTGCAGACAAAATCAAATTGTATATTATACGTGTTCTTAACGATATACTTACCGTCTTTGGCCTGTTAGAGCTGCCTGTACTTCCTTGTAGTATTCATTTTTTGTCCAAAAACATAGATTAGAGGAAAGTTCTCAGATATTCTTTGACTGATTGGTTAAtggaaaagacaaaaaagaccaGCAGCTGAATACGACAACTAAGAAGGAGCTGGATTTACCCTTGAGAGTAAAACAAGCATCAGAGGCCAGAGGTCCCAGAGGCCTCAAAAATTAGGGAAAGACAAATAGCAGTcactttgtgtaaaaaaaaaaaaaaggaggtcAGTAGTTTCAAACCTTATTTGATTCTGTCTGCAGAATGTGTCATCATTCTCTTGCTTGGTCTTCTTCACCATAGACATCAACATAATGAACAATAGATTTCCTTGCTGCTTTATGAAAGTTGCTAAATGCAGTAGCATTAGGCTGTTGACTGTGAGCTtgatttaatattcacagaaGACCATTTATTTGTCTTTTGCTGTTAATTTCACAAGTTTAATACCAGGCTCGCCATGATGATATGCATTAATATAGAGCAGTCAGAATAAATCATGTAAATGTCCATGCTGTCACACTACCAGTATGTACCTTTTTTTGTTATGTGATTAAAGCTAGGATATGCTAATGTGCAGGCTTTTTACCGAACAATCCATTCAAGAAATGTTGTTTACAAGCATGTGGAAAAAGAAGAACAGAAGAGATGTTTAAGAGAAAAAGGTGACCAAATAAATGATGGGGAAAATCTGCCTCAGCCCTCAAGGGTCTCTTTCTGCCTCTCTCTCACCCTCATTTTATGCTCCCACGACCAAGGACGTATCCGGCCCCCGCAGCGCAGCCCTTTTGTGGGTCTCTGGCGCAGTTGAAGGACCATCAGAGAGGTATAAGAAGGGCGTAAAGGAAAAGCACCAGGCACTCTGTTGTGACCAGGAGTCAGGACGGATCTCTTAAAGCCAGTTTTGGGACTGACAGAACAGCTTGGATGTCATCTAAaggtaaaaatacacacacacacacacacacacacacgcacatacacacatacatgtatatatatatatatatatatatatacatatatatatatatatatacattttaaataatcctctttgttttgtattgtatttttaattgttaccttaaattacaatatttaagcAAACCTTAATTACAACCCAAAGAGACGAGTAAGCTTGTGAGTTAACAAAGGAcagatttcagatgatgtttttttgtttgtaaaccGATCAAGCTGACACATAACCTCACACAATCAATGCCACTGCACTTTTTTTCCCATAATgcaatgtttataaatgtgtgCGTGTTCTGTTGTCTGTCTGGTCTGTCAGTGTCTCTCCAGTTACTTAACTAAACTCAccattgatgcaaaaaaaaaaaatgtgtttcatgtgTTTAGCTCAGCACATTATGATTCTTTGTCAATGTAACTCTGTTGTTACTCCATCACAGTTTGAATGCTTAAACTTTCCTCCACTCTATTTGGTTAACAGGGCTGATCACATCCATCATTGTAGGGAGTACAAAGATTTTATTAGAccaccaaaattaaaaaataaatgcaaacaaaaacaaaaatctcttATCAGTTTGACAAATTACAATATCCTGATCAGCCACCACTTCCTGAGCAATAGCGGATGTCTGataagcatataaaaaaatagattgaGTGATATTCAAAAGACGTGAACCTTGGAATGCAATGTCGTCTGTTATTGGTTGTTGACTCCCTTGGCAGTATGCCTGCATCTGCTTACACAATATGTGCTTGTCTTATCCTGAAGCCAGAAAAGAAACATACCTAACGTTTACAGAATCTGAATTCAGTTTTACTCGCTAAGTTACAGTTACGAGGAATTTGCCTTTGTCAGTTTTTCCATTAATAAAACTGCAGTTATAGTTATACATAATAAATTACCTagacatactgtactgtacaatATATCAATATGCAGTATATCTGAAGGCTTTTCAAATGTCTTATCAAATTCATGCCTAGAAATATGTAGCTCTTCCCTGAGGGTGAGAATGCAGATTTATAAATAAAGACCAGCAAGGAACAaatttgacatatttttggaGAGCTTGACCATGTTTGACCTTTACACTCATGAGAAGCTGGCTTATCTGTTTTCATTATGGTACAGTTGTGGGAGCTTTGAGAGGATGACCAACCCGAATTCGCACAGTGCATAAACTCTATCATGTTTAATAcacattatttatgcatattaaaacacttaaaaaaatatatatctactgtatatatctatctatccattagGAACCATGTACAATATTTAACATAAATGCTTGCGTTCAATGCATTGCACCAGATTTAGCTAATTTTCAATATAACTGAAAGGAGCTGTTGAAGTACATTCAATCCAGTTGCTGTTATCCAAAATTAACAAGCTCCTAAATAACATGAGCAGAGAGACATCTTGTGTTTGTTGTAAGTAATGCACCtttcaaatggagaaaaaaaaaacttatgagaaatttaatgacatttttttaatcatattaatcaTCTGTTTCCACTCTGTTCTTATAGGGCTCCTTTAGTGATGCAGCTTATTAGGCTGTGAAACTGTGGGTGTGTTTGACAGATCTCCAAAATGGACAACATAACAGCCGACGCTAATGTGGGACTCAAGCTCACGTGTAACATGACCTGGGACCACAATTTCATCTTCACGTTCATCCCAGTAGTCTACAGCTGCACCTTTATCATCGGAATTGTAGGCAACAGCTTGGTAGTCGCCGTCATCTACTACTGTTTGAAGCTGAAGACCATTGcaaacatatttgttttgaacTTAGCAGTGTCAGACTTGACTTTCCTCCTCACCCTGCCTATTTGGGCCATAAACACTGCAACAGGATACCACTGGCTCTTTGGAGACTTCCTATGTAAAGCCATTGCTGGTATGGTCCTCCTTAATCTATATACTAgtatttttttcctcactgctCTCGCCATTGACCGGTATCTGGCCATCGTTCATCCCGTCAAGTCCCGACGGTGCCGTACGGTGGTGTACGCCCGTGTGACGTGCATCTTGGTTTGGGTGGTGGCTTTTCTTTTAAGCCTTCCCACAGCCGTTATCCGTAGGACCCATTTTATCCAGCATAACAATGTCACTGTATGTGGCATCCTAGATGGAGATCTTGGCAATGTGCAGGCAGCTCTCAGTCTGATGAAGAGTGTTCTTGGGTTCCTTCTGCCCATCACCATCATCCTCACGTGCTACTGCCTGATCGGTCGGTCTCTGCTCAAAGCACGGGACATTCAGAGGAATTCGAGATCGAAAGAGGACGAGGTGTTGAGCATGCTGGCCGCTGCCGTGCTGTCGTTTTTCCTTTGCTGGACACCACATCAGATCTTCAACTTCATGAACATGCTTGTTCAGCTTACAGTGATCACCAACTGCAATGTCATTGAGATCATTGACACCGTGATGCCGTTCACCATTTGTATTGCCTTTTTTAACAGCTGCATGAACCCAATCCTATATGGTTTTGTTGGGCAGAACTTTCGCAGGAACTTGCTGAAGCTCTTGAGGTGTTCCTCAACGGCTGTGGCCTCTCACCCCACCCTCAGTA
It encodes:
- the LOC113116419 gene encoding type-1 angiotensin II receptor, encoding MDNITADANVGLKLTCNMTWDHNFIFTFIPVVYSCTFIIGIVGNSLVVAVIYYCLKLKTIANIFVLNLAVSDLTFLLTLPIWAINTATGYHWLFGDFLCKAIAGMVLLNLYTSIFFLTALAIDRYLAIVHPVKSRRCRTVVYARVTCILVWVVAFLLSLPTAVIRRTHFIQHNNVTVCGILDGDLGNVQAALSLMKSVLGFLLPITIILTCYCLIGRSLLKARDIQRNSRSKEDEVLSMLAAAVLSFFLCWTPHQIFNFMNMLVQLTVITNCNVIEIIDTVMPFTICIAFFNSCMNPILYGFVGQNFRRNLLKLLRCSSTAVASHPTLSTKMSTLSYQASESFHLSVHKPSSIPQAT
- the LOC113116412 gene encoding ras-related protein Rab-3A; this encodes MASANDARYGQKESADQNFDYMFKILIIGNSSVGKTSFLFRYADDSFTPAFVSTVGIDFKVKTIYRNDKRIKLQIWDTAGQERYRTITTAYYRGAMGFIVMYDITNQDSFNAVQDWSTQIKTYSWDNAQVLLVGNKCDMEDERVVASERGRQLSEQLGFEYFEASAKDNINVKQSFERLVDIICERMAENLESADPSITGHKQGHQLNEQPQRSHKDCAC